The Pseudoliparis swirei isolate HS2019 ecotype Mariana Trench chromosome 16, NWPU_hadal_v1, whole genome shotgun sequence genome includes a window with the following:
- the mnx1 gene encoding motor neuron and pancreas homeobox protein 1: MEKSKNFRIDALLAVDTPKVQTSPLALVTSLSSSILSSGSVSATELTCRVDSLRTETPSPPRISNCGLIPKPGFLNSPHSMIGLHPQSPAGIPAHALYGHPMYTYSAAALAGQHPGLSYSYPHGSHHHHSDPIKLTASTFQLDHWLRVSTAGMMLPKMSDFNSQAQSNLLGKCRRPRTAFTSQQLLELEHQFKLNKYLSRPKRFEVATSLMLTETQVKIWFQNRRMKWKRSKKAKEQAAQEAEKQKGNKGGQEKSDGHEQSDYKSKTDSKNGRIRDFRDSDDDEGDNFLYNSSDCSSDDERNQTSDISPQP; encoded by the exons ATGGAGAAATCTAAAAACTTTCGCATTGACGCGCTTTTAGCAGTCGATACCCCCAAGGTGCAGACCTCTCCGCTCGCGCTTGTGActtccctgtcctcctccatcctgTCGTCTGGAAGTGTGTCAGCCACGGAGCTGACCTGCCGAGTCGACTCTTTACGCACCGAGACGCCGTCTCCGCCGAGGATTTCCAACTGCGGGTTGATTCCTAAACCGGGTTTCCTCAACAGTCCGCACAGCATGATTGGATTACATCCGCAGAGCCCCGCAGGGATCCCCGCACATGCTCTCTACGGCCACCCCATGTACACCTACTCCGCAGCGGCGCTCGCAGGCCAACACCCTGGCCTGTCCTACTCCTATCCACACGGCTCCCATCACCACCACAGCGATCCCATCAAACTGACAGCCAGCACCTTCCAGCTGGACCACTGGCTGCGCGTGTCCACGGCCGGGATGATGCTGCCCAAAATGTCTGACTTCAATT CTCAGGCTCAGTCTAACTTGCTTGGCAAGTGCAGAAGACCAAGAACTGCATTCACCAGTCAGCAGCTGCTGGAACTGGAGCATCAATTCAAGCTGAATAAGTACCTGTCACGACCGAAGCGCTTTGAAGTGGCCACGTCCCTCATGCTGACAGAAACTCAG GTCAAAATCTGGTTCCAGAACAGACGCATGAAGTGGAAGAGGAGTAAGAAGGCCAAAGAGCAGGCCGCCCAGGAGGCCGAGAAGCAGAAAGGCAACAAGGGCGGCCAGGAGAAATCGGACGGACACGAACAGTCGGACTATAAGAGCAAGACGGACTCAAAAAATGGCAGAATAAGAGACTTTAGAGACAGTGACGACGACGAAGGCGACAATTTCCTGTACAACTCGTCAGACTGCTCTTCGGACGACGAGAGGAATCAAACCAGCGACATAAGCCCGCAGCCTTGA
- the nom1 gene encoding nucleolar MIF4G domain-containing protein 1: MKEKLRQSSKKKKGNLVLQRYMVAVGEFIKSKSVKEEEEEEEHDHGLRFVKKKSRKELRKEKRKMKKAQMKNYYEGNKTPLDVVENSEILADEQQKKKLKQKQKKMEKKEKLKTQSRSDTPEKSAGSKTPPSSKKVKKSNTLQESRKMALLEANEEEDKEIKKMERLLGLNKRRNKKTLPQSFVADGLDYILGVLDSGSSAVGLYDDDDEDMDKAKANFEKLEENNSQLSDEGKESGDEMASDGSDEDMASFDDENDDEMVETKEIEDELEESDAADSENENDGETKEEAETQKTTSAGLYSETVNCASGKYVPPQLRGAGDEKRKAELEKLKRTVKGLLNRLTEPNMAPISGQLEELYMSCSRKDMNDTLTEVLLAACVTPSLMPDRLLMEHILLVSILHHAVGIEVGANFLETVVRKFHEVYKNPTEGKECDNLVSIVGHLYNFQVVHSGLIFDILKLFVGAFTEKDIELVLLLLRNVGFALRKDDALALKELITEGQRKACDVGSKFEDQTRVRFMLETMMALKNNDMRKIPGYDPEPVEKLRKLQRTVIQRRAGGTDMKLRVSLDNLLAAEQVGRWWIVGSSWRGAPMIGEQGNATSKPSTAGGQFSANVLELARKQRMNTEVRKNIFCVIMTSEDYMDAFEKLLRMGLKDKQEREIVHVLMDCCLQEKTFNAYYAVLGEKFCSHDRRFQMTFQFCLWDKFREMSNLPSGTFNNLIQLVTLFLQKKCLSLSILKVIEFGELDTPTVRFLRQVLTKLLKDMEPEDLASIFGRISGIPQLGMLREGLKLFISHFLLKNARSQGPAEQAATLSERAQVATKAMEAKEAKLKL, from the exons ATGAAGGAAAAATTGAGGCAGAGcagcaaaaagaagaagggtAATCTTGTGTTACAAAGGTACATGGTGGCTGTGGGTGAGTTTATTAAAAGCAAAAgtgtcaaagaagaagaagaagaggaggaacatgacCATGGCTTGagatttgtaaaaaagaaaagccgaAAGGAGCTGCGCaaggaaaagagaaaaatgaaaaaagcccAGATGAAAAATTATTATGAGGGTAACAAGACACCCCTCGATGTTGTTGAAAACTCGGAAATACTCGCCGatgagcagcagaagaagaagctgaagcagaaacaaaagaaaatggaaaaaaaagagaagttaaAAACACAGTCCAGAAGTGATACTCCGGAGAAATCAGCCGGCTCTAAAACACCACCATCTTCCAAGAAAGTCAAGAAAAGCAACACGCTTCAAGAATCGAGAAAAATGGCACTTCTGGAGGCaaatgaagaggaggacaaagaaataaagaaaatggaGCGATTACTTGGATTAAAcaagagaagaaacaaaaagactCTCCCTCAATCCTTTGTGGCTGATGGACTGGATTACATCCTGGGCGTGCTGGACTCGGGCTCATCGGCTGTGGGCttgtatgatgatgatgatgaagacatgGACAAGGCCAAGGCTAACTTCGAAAAACTGGAAGAGAACAACTCTCAGCTGTCAGATGAGGGCAAAGAATCTGGAGATGAGATGGCGAGTGACGGTAGTGATGAAGATATGGCTTCGTTTGACGATGAAAATGATGATGAAATGGTTGAGACAAAGGAAATAGAGGATGAGCTAGAAGAGAGTGATGCAGCTGACTCAGAAAATGAAAATGATGGTGAAACGAAGGAAGAAGCAGAAACTCAGAAGACAACATCGGCTGGCTTATATTCAGAAACC GTCAACTGTGCATCAGGTAAATACGTGCCGCCTCAATTAAGAGGCGCTGGAGATGAAAAACGCAAAGCTGAGCTCGAAAAACTGAAGAGGACCGTGAAAGGCCTGCTGAACAG GCTGACTGAGCCCAACATGGCGCCCATCAGTggtcagctggaggagctgtacatgagctgcagcaggaaggaCATGAATGACACCCTAACAGAGGTGCTGCTAGCGGCCTGCGTCACCCCGTCCCTGATGCCTGACAGACTCCTGATGGAGCACATCCTGCTTGTGAGCATCCTCCACCACGCCGTCGGGATAGAG GTCGGTGCCAATTTTCTGGAGACGGTCGTGCGGAAGTTTCACGAGGTGTACAAGAACCCAACAGAAGGCAAAGAATGCGACAACCTGGTCTCCATTGTCGGTCACCTCTATAACTTCCAGGTGGTGCATTCCGGCCTCATCTTTGACATCCTCAAGCTTTTCGTTGGAGCCTTTACAGAGAAGGACATTGAActagttctgttgctgctgagGAATGTCGGCTTCGCCCTGAGGAAGGACGACGCTCTGGCTCTCAAGGAGCTCATCACCGAGGGCCAACGCAAGGCCTGCGACGTCGGGTCGAAGTTTGAGGATCAGACCAGG GTGCGTTTCATGCTGGAAACCATGATGGCTTTGAAGAACAATGACATGCGGAAGATCCCCGGCTACGATCCTGAGCCTGTGGAGAAGCTGAGGAAGCTGCAGAGGACTGTG ATCCAGCGGCGTGCAGGAGGCACTGACATGAAACTGAGGGTGTCTCTGGACAACCTCCTGGCAGCAGAGCAGGTGGGCCGCTGGTGGATCGTCGGCTCCTCGTGGAGGGGAGCGCCCATGATCGGCGAGCAAGGGAACGCGACGTCCAAACCGAGTACTGCAGGAGGACAG TTCAGTGCCAACGTCTTAGAACTGGCGAGGAAACAGAGGATGAACACCGAGGTCAGGAAAAACATCTTCTGTGTGATAATGACCAGCGAAGATTACATGGATGCATTCGAGAAACTGCTCAG GATGGGCCTGAAGGACAAGCAGGAGAGGGAGATCGTTCATGTTCTGATGGACTGCTGCCTGCAGGAGAAAACCTTCAACGCCTATTACGCCGTACTGGGAGAGAAGTTCTGCTCCCATGATCGCCGCTTTCAG ATGACGTTCCAGTTCTGCCTATGGGACAAGTTCAGGGAGATGTCCAACCTTCCCAGCGGCACCTTTAACAACTTGATTCAGCTCGTAACCCTCTTCCTTCAGAAGAAGTGCCTTTCACTCTCCATACTCAAA GTAATAGAGTTTGGAGAGCTCGATACGCCCACAGTACGCTTCCTGCGCCAGGTGCTCACCAAACTGCTGAAAGACATGGAGCCCGAAGACCTCGCCAGTATATTTGGAAG GATTTCAGGAATTCCCCAGCTCGGAATGCTGCGGGAGGGCTTGAAGCTTTTCATCAGCCACTTTCTGCTGAAGAATGCCCGGTCACAGGGACCAGCTGAGCAAGCAGCGACGCTGTCAGAGCGCGCTCAGGTCGCCACCAAAGCCATGGAGGCCAAAGAGGCCAAGCTCAAACTGtaa